CAGAAAAGTGATATAAGACTTGGAGCAGGCATTTTCCAATCAGAATTTGCAAAAGTTGTTGGGCTGGCTGGATGCACGAGGTCAGCACAAATATCCATTCTAATTTTGACAAAGGGGGAGATTAACATCTCCAGATTTTGATCACAAAGTAGATTTGCTTGTCAGGCTCAATGTGCTATGAAGGTTGTCTTCTTATTTTTGATGCAATCTTTGTCATCTCTAATTCTGTTACCAAGgaagatttttattatttttgaacaATAATGGAAAAATGCCTTGCTTAAATTCTGGAGCTGTCATACTTGTTAGGCACCTGATTAATATAAGTAGTTATAGAAACTCCTTGTATATATATAAACCATGCTGAAGTATTGTCCACAAAATGTCCATCCACTCTAAGTCAAATACTATTGGTCACAGAAAGTCTAGTATGAATTGCACGTGAATATACATATGAGCAGTACATGATTCACTGAGTAAATATGGCACTTTTACATATTTTCCTGGATGTTATAGACAATTAGGGAACAATCTTCCCTCAGCTGACTCATTCCTAAGTTACTGTAATATGGGTTTGGAAAATACACCCCAGAACAGACAGTAAGAGGTTTAGAAAAGTCAACAGTGCAGCTACCTGAGTTTGTTTCATTACGAAATTAACAGTAATGTGATATTTTATCATCCACTGCGAGCCTGAGGGTTGTCTACTCACAAAAGCCAAGCTGCCTCACCCTACTATACATAAAACAGCACAGTTCTCCAAGCACATGGCTTGGCAAGATGATGAACTGACCCAGCATCTCCAAAGGGACTTGCCCTGACTTCTTGTACAGACCTCAGCTGAGAGTCCTGTCCCCTTGTTActcccatcccagtgcccatccAATCCTTTAGAGAGCTGATCCAGCAGAAAATGAGTCCCTTTTTTAGACTGGCATAGTTTTCTGCTGGCTTAAAAAGCTCATTTATCCTGTGGAGGGATCGGACCAGCACCAGACCTGTAAAGGTACATGAGAAGCAGCTGGAAGGTGTTGGCAGGaacagggagcaggggaggaggaggaggaagctgcCCCTTTTTGGTGACAGTGAGCTGTCAGACTGAGGATGTTGTCTCAGCTGACCAAACCCTTGGAGAAGATACAGTTATTAGTGTCAAAGTGCTTAGACTGGTATAGTTTATTCCTTGCACATTGAATAAAGATATGCCAGCACAAGGCACTTTATACTCTGTAACTGTGTCCACATGAGGGGTTGCACTGGTATAAATATAATCAGTTACAAAGAAAACCCCACATCCCCTAAGTGATGTATTTACAAAAATGGCATAGAACATGTCTCCAACCTTCAGTTATGAGATGTGCATAACTTCCATTCAGAAACAAGACCACAAACTACACATGAAACAATATTACACACAAAATAAATTAGGGGTTTAAAATGCTACATCAAGGAGTATAAAGACttttgaaaatactttaaatgtAATCCCGTATTTAAAATCTAACTAAGAGAACTATACAGCTCCACCAATTACCTGGACATTTCAAACAGTTTACATTCATCAGGGACAACAGCACTTTGGTTTACATAATTAGGTTAATATGACCAATGAAATGTTTCTCTTCCTCAAATAACATCATAGTGAAATATATTTAGAATATATATACTGCCAAACTGTTCCAGTAAGTGCATTCCACACACAAGTAAGGGTAGCTCTTACAATAGCTACATCAATTACAAGTCTTAAATAGAACTAAATCAAACCCCTTTTAAAAAGCTTGATTTGATTCCTTCACGCCTGACCCATTTTTGATTAATCTGGATCTTCTCCAGAACACAGCCAAGCGCAAAAAATAAGTCTGACCTGGTACTGTGGCAAGCTCACGCCAAATTGCATAGCACACCCTGGATTAATGAGGAAGGTCTCATTGTAGTTTGTCTCACCACCTTTGTAAGTCATACTCTTAAACCAACTGTATGCTTTTGTACCAAGTTCAAGATCTCAGACTAACTGTAGCTCAAGACACACAATGGCAGTTAGAAAACATTTAAGAGCAACCAATCTGACAACTGTCAAATATTTTACATAAATTTGAACAAGCTGCAATTTAACCTCTGCAATTTATGAACAGTATTGCCTCCTAGTGAAATAAGGATTTATTCCCAGATATTCTTGCAAAACATTTATTGAGTGCCTGCATCTGACTCAAATATGTGTTGTTGGATACGATGCAGAGATCTCCTCccagcaaaatattttactaCTTTTGATTAGCTTATATTAGCttgtgagcagcacagctctttaAAACCTGACTAAAAGAAATCAAATGGCTGGATTAAATAAACAGCTGAACATGGCTTCAGAGGATAAAGTTCCCAACATGATGCACATCGGAGATTACATTATTTTACAAAGCAAACTTCCAACTGTACAATTTCCAATTTAGTTACTCTTAGGGAGATGAAAACATAGCCTTCAACACTGTCCTTGGATATGCTGGGTAGGCTGAGACTTGTGAGAAATTAATGTATTCATTTAATCTCATTTTTGCAAATCTGCAAATGTTCCTGTGCTGAGCTAGGTTTTATGCTACCCAGGCTAAATCAAGGAGCATATTAGAGGCTATTTCCCTGTCAGAAGCTTTGATTGCACTGTTTCTGGATCCCATTCCCAGAAGGTGCCAAGCAATTTGGGGGGAAGTGGGCTGAGGGGGCAGAGGGCACTTTCTCTCTTGCAGCACTGGTGTTTAAGGGAGGATGGGGTTTTTCAAGACAGCATTTCATCTTGCTGAGTTGACACTTCCAAGATAGTGAGTTCATTGCACCCGTTCCACTCAAGTTAGTAGGAAATGGGCAGCCACATCCCTTTGCACTGTTAGGAAAACCCTTACATGAGTCACTTTGGTCCCGATTCCACTGTGAACTATGACCTTACTCTTCCTGCACCAAAGAGGAAATCACAGTGAGTGCCTCCTGCTCAGTGCACTGTGTGAATGGCCAACAGGCCCTGAAGGAGTTCTGCATGCTCCCTCTCACCCGTTAAAATACATAAAGAGCCTTTTCCACTTGCTGTGACCATCTGAGAAAACCCTGTTGTAAGTAAAAAGGGATTGTCAGCCTAGGTTTGATCTTGTTAGATGTTGAACACCTTCTACTGCCACtgaagaaaagaggaaacaaaGGCATTCAACACCTGCAGCACCACCTGTTGAAGACCATGTCCTAAGGGATTAACAATAACTAGGAAGACAATATAATAATCTCTTACAAACTATGCAACCCAAAGCATACATCTTAAACACAGTTTCCCTGGTGGGATtaggaaatggaaagaaaaacagacaaaatcaTTTACTTTTACCAGTAAAAATTAAGTTACAGATGCCCTTGTTCTCAGGgcaaacaaactaaaaatatcttaaaacagtgaaaaaatatgagaaaattttatttaaaaatatacgTACTCCTTACTCCAAATTTGTTTGTACAGAAAggatttgaaaaagaaaaaaataatgacaaatTAAATGCATAATCAGAGTATGCATTCTCTAGAGCGTTTTTGGTAGAAGTGttatttctgtaaaactgaGCAAGAAGAAGTTATTCAGCTTTCATTTGCTCCCTGACATCAGAAGGCAAAGTTTCAAACAAGTTGTCCTCTACAGTGAAACCAGTCCTCTTCAGAGCTCTACACTCACCGAGCTCAGGCGGGAGGATTTCAAAGTGATTGCCTTTAATATCCAAGTAGGAGAGCAATGTCAAATTACCAATTTTAGGTGAAAGGACTGACAAGttatttttcccaattttcagAGTCTTAAGTTTTTTGCAAAAGTACAGTTCGTCTGGCACACTCTCCACTTTGTTGCAAGTAATGGAAAAGTACTGTAAACTCTGAAGAACTCCTATTTCAGGTGGGATAAAGCGAATGTCATTGTAAGACAAATCCAAGTATCTGATTTTGTTGCATAGGAACAGGTGGGACGGAAGAACCTCTATTTTGTTATGGCTGAAGGAAAGCCGCTCCAGACTGGTGAGTTTCTTTATATGCTCTGGGATGTACGTTATACTGTTGTACCACAGCTTTAGAATGGTCAGCTTTCGCAGATGTTGAAAACTTACTATTTCTTCAATGGATTTGAGGTTGTTTTCCTTTAGATCCAATTCCTGAAGACTGAGAAGGCTGAAGACTGCATGAGGTATGCGCTCTAAATCACAATGAACCAATTCCAGCTGTGTCAGGTTGACCATTTTCTTCAGGTTGTTGAGCATCACTAACTTAGTGCCATCATTATGGATACACAATTTCTGCAGGTGACTTGAAACATCAACTGCAGATTGCGGGATTTTGGACAAATTACTTTTTATGTGTAGAACTTTTAGGCTTTTAAGTTCCCGAAAAGACTCCAGTGTAATGTTTTTAGAAATATCATGACTTAGGGAACCAATTAAATAGAGTTCTTCCAAATTTCTGAGGCCATACATCCAATGTGGAAGTTCTCTGATGTCATCAAACTTGACGCTCAAGATCTTGAGATTCTCCTTCAGAAAAGCCAAGGCAGCACTGTGGATCTTCACAGAGCACTGGTGCAATGAGAGCTCCTGGAGATTGTCCAACTGTGCAATGGTTGCTGGTATCATTAcattattaattatttcaaGTTTTAAAGACTGCAGCTCAGTAATTTCAAACACTGTGTCTGGTAGTCCAGAAAGcatgaaaagctgcagctccAAATGGCTGTGGGAGTTTGTCTGCAGCCTCTGTCGCAGTTTATCTGCAGTCCACTCATTGTTTAGGTTCAGCTGCTTCAGCTTATTTTCACTGACTTCGGACAGGAAGACAGCAAAGCGCTTGGAGTAGAGAGGATCGTACTGATCGATCATATGAAGCATGAAGGCAAAGTCGTTCTTGACATCGGGGATGTCGTCGATTCCCGTCTCCTGCCGGACGTACTCAAACGAATATTCCTTCAGGGAACGGTAGAACAACCAGTACAGTGTATAAAGGCATGTCAGGCCATAGATGCTTACAAAGCACAGGTAGCAGTAAGAAAGTTTAGAGAACAGATGTGCCATCGTGTGATTACAGCAAAAGTTCTTGTATCCTGTCATGTCTTCAATATCAACATTACAGACTACTGTAAAATTAACTTCTGAGACAAGTGCTGTGTTGTAAGCAATAATAATAAGGAATTTAATTACCTTAAGTACAGTCTGGCGAACGTACATGACATAGAGTATATCACCCTCCTCAACATGCAGTCgaaatttcttcaccttttcAAACAGTGCTTTGGCCTGTTCACCTTCTTTTTTATCTAATGCCCCAGGTGTTCCCTTATCCACAACTAACTTCTCAGGGATTGATTTTAAAGACTGCGTCTTGACCAAAGTGCCTTCAGTGCTTGGCTGAGTAGTATTAGACTTGTTAATGTTGTTCTTCCTGTTATCCTTCTCTTCAGAGTCTTCCCCTGACACTTCAGATAAAGCTCTCGTTGTCCAGGGAGAATCAAAACATTTCCCAAgtattgaaatgaagtgttcaATTTTGGAGCTGGATCCAGGGAATTTGAACCAAAAGTTACTACACAGCATGAAGACCAGTGTGTGTATAAGGACAAGGTAAGGGAAGTACTTGGCATACCAGTGCAGAGCCCGTTCATAGCACACCTGATTTATAAAGCTGTATTGCTGAAGGTCCAAGTCAGTCTTGAGTCCCTTCATTTCAACTGTAGCTGGAGGGGTGGATGGCCTCGGTGGGGGAAGGGGGGTGGTGTCTGGCATTGTGCTAAGCACATTTGAACTGTTAGATTGGTTCTGGCAAGGCTGGACGCGCTTTGGAAGGCATATTATCTTGTCTTGCATGACCTGGAACACACAAAAAGATATCTTTTGAACTGATGTACAAACAATGGTGGCAGCACCAATGGGTAGCTGTCCTTGGAGCACCTCCAGCTGCCAGGCATTCCTCCACACAGCCTGCTACTtgtccccacaggctgcactATTATTATTCTCAACAAGACTCTTGTTCTGCATGCCAAGAACTAGGCCACCCCTTTCCATCTACAGCTAGCTTTCCATAATTTGAATAAGAGCGCATTGACACAAtccagaaaaaggagaaatgtgGGGAATGCTTCCAGAAAAGACCAGGgatctcctgctctgctctccccagagACAGACTGTTACTGCCAGGTGTATTCATCCTGGCTACATGATGTTCAGAGATAGCTTAGGCTTGACAGCAGCACAACTGCATTCATGTGGCTACACTCTCACACTGTGATGTCTTACCACACCAAAAACTGCTGACAAAGGGCTAATGTGACCTTATCTATGCAGGGACATTATTAATCTTCAGTCTTAATAAAGACAGATAAGGACATTTCTTTGATGGCATTTGTGTGTGAAAGGACataaattttatttagtttCTCACACATACACATAGAGTcctcatagaatcataaaatgatctgggttggaagggaccttaaagataatCTACTATTCCAGGGATAGggcatccacaatttctctgggaaCTTCAACCTGTTACACTGCCTCAACATCCTCACAGtgcagaatttcttcctaatagctaatctaaacctaccctctttcagcTAAAAGCTCTTACTCcctgtcctatcactacatgcccttgtccaaagtccctgtCTATGAGGGGCTTCTGTAGGATGGACTACACACCTGGGGGAAATGATCTAGCTCTGTTCTTGAGTCTGTCTATAAAAAAAACTAAAGAAGTTTTCTTAATCTGGGATGGTCATCCATGCTGACAAACTGAGGTCAAAGTGCCTCTAGGGACCAATCACCTTTGGTTTAATTTGGGATAACACTTCTGAGTTCAATGCAAGGGTCCCTACAGGTCTGAACTAAAATGCCAATCCATGTGATAAACCAAGGAGCTCTCTTACTTGCCCTGAATGACCACTTGTGATTAGCCCAAACTAAGAACATATGTGCAGTGCAGATGTACTCTTTGACATCATGGCTGTTGAAAGCACTAAACATAAGGTATCCAATGAGAGCTACCAAAATCAGATGATCCTTGATGATCCACCCTGGTGTAGGGAGATGCTGAGATAAGACCACACATGGTTTTTAACAGTATCAGTGCCACAA
This DNA window, taken from Melospiza georgiana isolate bMelGeo1 chromosome 9, bMelGeo1.pri, whole genome shotgun sequence, encodes the following:
- the LRRC8C gene encoding volume-regulated anion channel subunit LRRC8C, translating into MIPVTEFRQFSEQQPAFRVLKPWWDVFTDYLSVAMLMIGVFGCTLQVMQDKIICLPKRVQPCQNQSNSSNVLSTMPDTTPLPPPRPSTPPATVEMKGLKTDLDLQQYSFINQVCYERALHWYAKYFPYLVLIHTLVFMLCSNFWFKFPGSSSKIEHFISILGKCFDSPWTTRALSEVSGEDSEEKDNRKNNINKSNTTQPSTEGTLVKTQSLKSIPEKLVVDKGTPGALDKKEGEQAKALFEKVKKFRLHVEEGDILYVMYVRQTVLKVIKFLIIIAYNTALVSEVNFTVVCNVDIEDMTGYKNFCCNHTMAHLFSKLSYCYLCFVSIYGLTCLYTLYWLFYRSLKEYSFEYVRQETGIDDIPDVKNDFAFMLHMIDQYDPLYSKRFAVFLSEVSENKLKQLNLNNEWTADKLRQRLQTNSHSHLELQLFMLSGLPDTVFEITELQSLKLEIINNVMIPATIAQLDNLQELSLHQCSVKIHSAALAFLKENLKILSVKFDDIRELPHWMYGLRNLEELYLIGSLSHDISKNITLESFRELKSLKVLHIKSNLSKIPQSAVDVSSHLQKLCIHNDGTKLVMLNNLKKMVNLTQLELVHCDLERIPHAVFSLLSLQELDLKENNLKSIEEIVSFQHLRKLTILKLWYNSITYIPEHIKKLTSLERLSFSHNKIEVLPSHLFLCNKIRYLDLSYNDIRFIPPEIGVLQSLQYFSITCNKVESVPDELYFCKKLKTLKIGKNNLSVLSPKIGNLTLLSYLDIKGNHFEILPPELGECRALKRTGFTVEDNLFETLPSDVREQMKAE